A stretch of Pseudolysobacter antarcticus DNA encodes these proteins:
- a CDS encoding hybrid sensor histidine kinase/response regulator codes for MTTDKYARYGTIDSIKLNRRARIFFAALLGVIGIGNAFAADSLFSTPLFRKFGVEDGLPATRTSKLAEDRDGFLWVGTHDGLARYDGSGFRVWRHDPAKPQSLSGNSVSALYVDRTNRVWLSADDVGLNLLDLPRDGFRHFHHDAVDANSLADNDVWAIAQDSGDDTMWFGTASTGLDHQLADGRFAHLHHNDADARSLSSDTVLSLYFDARGRLWIGTDKGVDLRERDGTIRHVDFAPTAALQARSISAEKDDSVLLGSDQGVWRIDADLHARQALGATLPSLSIFATQRDAQGDLWIGTKLGLSRLQADGTLATYAPNPALAGSLPGNRVFDMLRDHENGLWFALTDGGLAHLPPQWRNFTMFRADPSSAHSLSGNNFVGLGTDAQHGVWTVSVNGGVDRLDAQDGKVEHVSERLPVKDLRPLSVLADQQHQLWIGHRAGLGIFDLDKNTLQVLPLDAKRDDALMPGVFNILLACPEQTIWASARGGALHRIDAKTHAITRFIAGASGLASVDITALRCDAQAKLWLAHAEGLQFFDSASQHFVTPKGAPSQRVHALSFAADGTLWLHTFGTLEHFQIDANGLKSIGRIDAADGWPAVEAGGMVIDAAGQLWVSSARGLFRIDPQSRAIRQFDIRDGLISTEFADGAFVRTPQGILFAANLAGIVAFDPAKFGTNPIAPPLVLGDISISRDAQRLALPATDAKIELNWNDRDLRVEAHALSFANPAGNRYQFQLAGYDPAWVDNGSRGVREFGQLPAGKYQLQTRAANADGVWSASSIPLRIEVKRAPWLTPFAYAFYALIGSLFLLAMFLSYRKRVHRRHQFALAEQQRHWAEQASAAKSGFLANMGHEIRTPMTGVLGMTELLLRTPLDARQRGYAETIAQSGSLMLRLVNDALDLARIEAGKLELESKPFDLPGLLREVHALEQPLALQKNLGFDVRVASDAAIFVAGDVLRVKQILLNLCNNALKFCEHGSVGIALTRAADGSVLLSVHDTGPGMSTELRERLFQRFEQADGGITQRYGGSGLGLAICRELVEVMRGTIDVESTLGVGTTFNVCLPLPEVSAENADAVIQPMNGNIVTAETLIKPTASLRILLVEDDATIARVIVGLLEAQGHNVRHAPHGLAALAELERGEIDRVLLDLDLPGIDGFQFARLLRERERNNNTPRLFVIAITARSGGDEEQRTRAAGMDGFLRKPISGAQLADALAQATAN; via the coding sequence GTGACTACGGATAAATACGCTCGATACGGCACGATCGATTCGATCAAACTCAATCGACGCGCGCGCATTTTTTTTGCAGCGCTGCTAGGCGTGATCGGCATCGGCAATGCGTTCGCCGCCGACAGCTTGTTCAGCACGCCGCTGTTCCGCAAGTTCGGTGTCGAAGACGGCTTGCCGGCGACACGCACCAGCAAACTTGCAGAGGATCGCGACGGTTTTCTCTGGGTCGGTACGCATGATGGATTAGCGCGTTACGACGGCAGCGGATTTCGCGTCTGGCGACACGATCCGGCGAAGCCGCAATCACTATCCGGCAATAGCGTCTCGGCGTTGTATGTGGATCGTACGAATCGGGTCTGGCTCAGCGCCGATGATGTCGGTTTGAATCTGCTGGATCTTCCGCGCGACGGCTTCCGCCATTTTCACCACGATGCGGTCGATGCCAACAGCTTGGCAGATAACGATGTCTGGGCAATCGCACAAGACAGCGGCGACGACACGATGTGGTTCGGCACGGCGAGCACCGGCCTCGATCATCAACTTGCGGATGGCCGGTTCGCCCATCTGCATCATAACGATGCCGATGCCAGAAGTTTGTCATCCGATACCGTGCTGAGTTTGTATTTCGATGCGCGCGGACGTTTGTGGATCGGCACCGACAAAGGGGTTGATTTGCGCGAGCGCGACGGCACGATTCGGCATGTCGATTTTGCGCCGACAGCGGCGTTGCAAGCGCGCAGCATCAGCGCGGAAAAAGACGATAGTGTGCTGCTCGGCAGCGATCAGGGCGTATGGCGCATCGACGCCGATCTGCATGCACGGCAGGCGTTGGGCGCGACCTTGCCGAGCCTGTCTATATTTGCCACGCAGCGCGATGCGCAAGGCGATCTGTGGATCGGCACCAAACTTGGCCTGAGTCGGCTGCAGGCCGATGGCACGCTCGCCACGTACGCGCCGAATCCCGCGCTGGCCGGCAGTCTGCCCGGCAATCGTGTGTTCGACATGCTGCGCGATCACGAAAACGGATTGTGGTTTGCGCTGACCGATGGCGGCCTCGCGCACCTGCCGCCGCAGTGGCGCAACTTCACCATGTTTCGTGCCGATCCGAGCAGTGCGCACAGCCTCAGCGGCAATAACTTTGTCGGGCTCGGCACCGATGCGCAGCACGGCGTGTGGACGGTCAGCGTGAACGGCGGCGTTGATCGCCTCGATGCGCAGGATGGCAAGGTCGAGCATGTGTCGGAGCGTTTGCCAGTCAAGGATTTGCGGCCGCTGTCGGTACTGGCGGATCAGCAACACCAGCTTTGGATCGGGCATCGCGCCGGCCTCGGTATTTTTGATCTCGACAAAAATACGCTGCAGGTTTTGCCGCTGGATGCCAAGCGCGACGATGCGCTGATGCCCGGCGTTTTCAACATCTTGCTGGCGTGTCCCGAGCAGACGATCTGGGCCAGCGCACGCGGCGGCGCGTTGCATCGCATCGATGCAAAAACGCACGCGATCACGCGTTTTATTGCCGGTGCGAGCGGATTGGCGAGTGTTGATATCACAGCGCTGCGTTGTGATGCGCAGGCAAAACTCTGGCTCGCGCATGCCGAAGGTCTGCAGTTTTTCGATAGCGCCAGCCAGCATTTTGTCACGCCGAAAGGCGCGCCTTCGCAAAGAGTGCACGCACTGAGTTTTGCCGCCGACGGCACGTTGTGGCTGCACACATTTGGCACACTCGAACATTTTCAGATCGATGCGAACGGCTTGAAATCAATCGGACGAATCGACGCCGCAGACGGCTGGCCAGCGGTCGAAGCCGGCGGCATGGTGATCGATGCCGCCGGACAACTTTGGGTGAGCAGTGCGCGCGGATTATTTCGCATCGATCCGCAATCGCGCGCGATTCGCCAGTTCGATATTCGTGATGGCCTGATCAGCACCGAATTCGCCGACGGCGCGTTCGTGCGCACGCCGCAGGGCATTTTGTTCGCTGCGAATCTGGCCGGAATTGTCGCGTTCGATCCGGCGAAATTCGGCACCAATCCGATCGCGCCGCCGCTGGTGTTGGGCGATATCAGCATCAGTCGCGATGCGCAGCGACTGGCGTTGCCGGCGACCGATGCGAAGATCGAGCTGAATTGGAACGATCGCGATCTGCGCGTCGAAGCGCACGCGTTGTCGTTCGCCAATCCGGCGGGCAATCGTTATCAATTCCAGTTGGCCGGATACGATCCCGCGTGGGTCGATAACGGCAGTCGCGGCGTACGCGAATTCGGTCAGCTGCCGGCCGGAAAATACCAGTTGCAGACCCGTGCCGCGAATGCCGATGGCGTATGGAGTGCGAGTTCGATACCGCTGCGGATCGAAGTCAAACGTGCGCCGTGGCTGACGCCTTTTGCTTACGCGTTTTATGCGTTGATCGGCAGTTTGTTTCTGCTCGCGATGTTCCTCAGTTATCGGAAACGCGTGCATCGGCGGCATCAATTTGCGCTGGCCGAACAGCAACGCCATTGGGCCGAGCAGGCGAGTGCGGCGAAGTCTGGTTTTCTCGCCAACATGGGTCACGAAATTCGCACGCCGATGACCGGTGTGCTCGGCATGACCGAACTTTTATTGCGCACACCGCTTGATGCACGTCAACGCGGTTACGCCGAAACCATCGCGCAATCGGGCAGCCTGATGTTGCGTCTGGTCAACGATGCGCTTGATCTCGCGCGCATCGAAGCCGGCAAGCTTGAGCTCGAATCGAAGCCGTTCGATCTGCCCGGGCTATTGCGCGAAGTGCATGCGCTGGAGCAACCGCTGGCGCTGCAGAAAAATCTGGGATTCGATGTTCGCGTCGCATCAGATGCGGCGATATTTGTCGCTGGCGATGTGCTGCGCGTGAAACAGATTTTGCTGAATCTGTGCAACAACGCCTTGAAATTCTGCGAGCACGGTAGCGTCGGCATTGCCCTCACGCGCGCCGCGGACGGCAGCGTATTGCTGAGCGTGCACGACACCGGGCCGGGCATGAGCACCGAATTGCGCGAACGTCTGTTCCAGCGTTTCGAGCAGGCCGACGGTGGCATCACGCAACGTTACGGCGGCAGCGGACTGGGACTCGCAATTTGTCGCGAGCTGGTCGAGGTCATGCGCGGCACGATCGATGTCGAAAGCACGCTCGGTGTGGGCACGACCTTCAACGTCTGCCTGCCGCTGCCGGAAGTTTCTGCCGAAAATGCAGATGCCGTTATCCAGCCGATGAATGGCAACATCGTTACTGCAGAAACGTTGATAAAGCCCACGGCAAGTTTGCGGATTCTGCTGGTCGAGGACGACGCCACGATCGCACGTGTGATCGTCGGCCTGCTCGAAGCGCAAGGTCACAACGTGCGCCACGCGCCGCACGGACTGGCGGCGTTGGCCGAACTCGAACGCGGTGAAATCGATCGGGTGTTGCTCGACCTCGATCTGCCCGGCATCGACGGTTTCCAGTTCGCGCGTCTGCTGCGCGAACGCGAGCGCAACAACAACACACCGCGTTTGTTTGTGATCGCGATCACCGCACGTTCCGGTGGCGATGAAGAGCAACGGACACGTGCCGCCGGCATGGATGGATTTTTGCGCAAGCCGATTAGTGGTGCGCAATTGGCCGATGCGCTGGCGCAAGCAACGGCGAACTAG
- a CDS encoding GTPase → MPSTNRRVRLLTLAIVALLLAALLWMLLGALRSAVALWHELSDLPTWLSVSLGLLVAAVAGGGIWLGWRVLHPRARKQKPVVAPTRPEIDERIARLEQQRADTSQLEAELRELDKRRHEGDVYVAVFGEISAGKSSVIRALAPGAQAQVDVLGGTTRAVEHYRSTLKNGREVVLSDVPGTREADAAAREALARDEALRAHLVLYICAGDLTREQDAELRWLDGFGKPLILALNKIDQLGEHDASALDSALRTRYCDVVDAQVLVSAGGSEQVEKVHADGSKESHSRARPVQIDALLAAITRLSARGAEALEPARETAVLGALSQRAGELETSTRATQAQTLITSYTRRAIVGAMAAVAPGSDLVIQGTLATALIRELARTYDVAIREIDIDAFLKQASLSLRASTAIVLAIAGNAMKAFPGLGTLGGGVVHAIAYGLIFDSLGRAVATTLAEQQQFDQVHASATLKKLLAQTSGERMREIAALALRAHQEYDLK, encoded by the coding sequence ATGCCTTCAACCAACCGCCGCGTGCGCCTGCTCACTCTCGCTATTGTCGCCCTGCTGCTGGCCGCATTGTTGTGGATGCTGCTCGGCGCGCTGCGCAGCGCGGTGGCGTTGTGGCACGAACTCAGCGACCTGCCAACCTGGCTGAGTGTGAGCCTGGGATTGCTGGTCGCGGCTGTCGCCGGCGGCGGCATCTGGCTCGGCTGGCGCGTGCTGCATCCGCGCGCGCGCAAACAGAAGCCGGTGGTCGCGCCGACCCGGCCCGAAATCGACGAGCGCATCGCGCGCCTCGAACAACAGCGCGCTGATACCAGCCAGCTCGAAGCCGAGTTGCGCGAGCTCGACAAACGCCGTCACGAAGGCGATGTGTATGTCGCGGTATTCGGCGAAATCAGCGCCGGAAAAAGCAGCGTGATTCGTGCGCTTGCACCCGGCGCACAAGCGCAAGTCGATGTGCTCGGCGGCACCACGCGTGCGGTCGAACATTATCGCAGCACGCTGAAAAATGGTCGCGAGGTGGTGTTGTCGGATGTGCCCGGCACACGCGAAGCGGACGCCGCAGCACGCGAAGCACTCGCGCGTGATGAGGCCTTGCGCGCGCATCTGGTGTTGTACATTTGCGCGGGCGATCTGACGCGCGAGCAGGATGCCGAACTGCGCTGGCTGGACGGCTTCGGCAAGCCATTGATTCTGGCATTGAACAAAATCGATCAACTCGGCGAACACGATGCGAGCGCGCTGGATTCCGCGTTGCGCACACGCTATTGCGACGTGGTCGACGCGCAGGTTCTGGTCAGCGCCGGTGGTAGCGAGCAGGTCGAAAAAGTCCATGCCGACGGCAGCAAGGAATCGCACTCACGCGCGCGGCCCGTGCAAATTGATGCGCTGCTCGCCGCGATCACACGCCTCAGCGCACGCGGCGCCGAAGCGCTAGAACCGGCGCGCGAAACCGCGGTGCTCGGCGCGCTGTCGCAACGCGCCGGCGAACTCGAAACCAGCACACGCGCAACACAGGCGCAAACGCTGATCACGAGTTACACGCGCCGCGCGATTGTCGGCGCGATGGCCGCGGTCGCGCCGGGTAGTGATCTCGTGATCCAGGGCACCCTCGCGACCGCGCTGATTCGCGAACTCGCACGCACCTACGATGTGGCGATTCGCGAAATCGATATCGATGCATTTCTCAAACAGGCCAGCTTGAGTCTGCGCGCGAGCACCGCGATCGTGCTGGCGATTGCCGGCAACGCGATGAAAGCGTTTCCCGGCCTCGGTACGCTCGGCGGCGGTGTTGTGCATGCGATTGCCTACGGTCTGATTTTCGACAGTCTCGGCCGTGCCGTCGCGACCACGCTGGCCGAGCAGCAGCAGTTTGATCAGGTCCATGCATCGGCGACGCTGAAAAAATTATTGGCGCAGACCAGTGGCGAACGCATGCGCGAAATTGCCGCGCTGGCATTACGCGCACATCAGGAATACGACCTGAAATAG
- a CDS encoding OmpA family protein has translation MKHRYDKRIFRTMILLLASLFQLSVFAAGAGADHPLVGRYEGSKLVGYYVRNYDEIDVMNGPIANSLRNPSAPGWLHLEGKIQLYYYQLPASHSSFEVLRNYQDSLKSKGFEIVFTCATSDTSCYMKRPGHAVTTGPYDFANALDAAPELPRYNGDYMRNYFQTSARYLLAKLDRNGSTVYASIALAEGSRESLAIVRVVESKAMESGKIAFVGADEMRQTISNAGRISLYGIHFDFDRDAILPDSKPTLDEIAKLLQADLTLRVNVVGHTDGQGKTAYNLDLSRRRAANVVATLAHDYGIDPARLQPRGAGASEPLASNDNDAGRAQNRRVELVRL, from the coding sequence ATGAAACATCGATATGACAAGCGTATTTTCCGAACGATGATTCTGCTCTTGGCAAGTCTTTTCCAGCTCAGTGTTTTCGCCGCCGGTGCTGGTGCCGATCATCCGCTGGTGGGTCGTTACGAGGGCTCAAAACTGGTCGGATATTACGTGCGGAACTACGACGAAATCGACGTGATGAACGGACCTATCGCCAACAGCCTGCGCAACCCATCCGCGCCGGGATGGCTGCATCTCGAAGGCAAAATTCAGCTGTATTACTACCAGCTGCCGGCAAGTCATTCTTCGTTTGAAGTACTGCGAAATTACCAGGACAGCTTGAAATCCAAAGGCTTCGAAATCGTGTTCACTTGCGCGACGTCCGATACTTCGTGCTACATGAAACGCCCGGGCCACGCCGTCACAACTGGCCCATACGACTTTGCCAACGCGCTTGATGCCGCGCCGGAATTGCCGCGCTACAATGGCGATTACATGCGCAATTATTTCCAAACCAGCGCGCGTTATCTGCTCGCCAAACTCGATCGCAACGGCAGCACGGTTTACGCGAGCATCGCACTGGCGGAAGGCAGTCGCGAAAGTCTGGCGATCGTGCGCGTGGTCGAGAGCAAGGCGATGGAGTCAGGAAAAATCGCCTTCGTTGGCGCCGATGAAATGCGGCAGACCATCAGCAATGCCGGGCGTATCAGTCTTTACGGGATCCACTTCGATTTTGATCGCGATGCGATTCTGCCGGACTCGAAACCGACGCTGGATGAAATCGCCAAGCTATTGCAGGCCGACCTGACGTTACGCGTAAACGTAGTCGGCCACACCGATGGACAAGGCAAGACCGCCTACAACCTTGATCTTTCGCGCCGTCGCGCAGCGAACGTCGTCGCGACACTCGCGCACGATTACGGTATCGATCCGGCACGGCTGCAACCACGCGGCGCTGGCGCCAGCGAGCCGCTCGCAAGCAACGACAACGATGCGGGACGTGCGCAGAATCGGCGTGTGGAACTCGTGCGATTGTGA
- a CDS encoding ECF-type sigma factor: MQNQTESIARLLQRWRDGDSDALERLLPLVYADLRRIAASVLRGSSGHATLQTTALVHEVLLRLLGRAPADFSDGAHLLNASARIMRQILVDRARAAGAEKRGGTWLRDDFAEALELPIPDGTDLAALDDALNELESVDQRMSQVVELRFFVGLSVEEIAGTLGITARTANRDWVAARSWLKQRLEA; this comes from the coding sequence ATGCAAAATCAAACCGAAAGTATCGCGCGCCTGCTTCAGCGCTGGCGCGATGGCGACAGCGACGCGCTCGAACGTTTGCTGCCGCTGGTCTACGCTGATCTGCGGCGCATTGCCGCATCGGTATTGCGCGGCAGCTCCGGCCACGCCACGTTGCAAACCACCGCGCTCGTACATGAAGTGCTGCTGCGCCTGCTCGGTCGAGCGCCCGCGGATTTTAGCGACGGCGCGCATCTGCTGAACGCCTCGGCGCGCATCATGCGCCAGATTCTGGTCGATCGCGCGCGCGCTGCCGGCGCAGAGAAACGCGGCGGCACGTGGTTGCGCGACGACTTCGCCGAAGCGCTGGAACTGCCGATTCCGGACGGGACCGATCTGGCCGCACTCGATGACGCATTGAACGAGCTGGAGTCCGTCGATCAGCGCATGTCGCAAGTGGTCGAGTTGCGATTTTTTGTCGGTCTCAGCGTCGAGGAAATCGCCGGTACGCTCGGCATCACCGCACGCACCGCGAATCGCGACTGGGTCGCCGCACGCAGTTGGCTGAAACAGCGCCTCGAAGCGTGA
- a CDS encoding serine/threonine-protein kinase, whose protein sequence is MNDTEKLALRIARDALDTDAAARDEFVSLRCGHDAALLRQVQSLLARISADEDSTDDAVQDREPVDALIGTTLGAYRIVEQVGRGGMGVVYRGLREGEDFAQTVAIKLIRRGFDFGDVHARFLRERRILARLAHPHLARFIDGGVAPDGRPWFALEFVRGESITRWCDVQRLDLRARVKLFLDVCAAVQYAHTQLIVHRDLKPGNVLVDETGAVRLLDFGIAGLLEGDEENFAAPLTVASRQVMTPEYAAPEQFIGATAVVASDVYALGVILYQLIAGVLPYEFDRGDLVAAERCVREVPPQSLSAAIQRAARSDADTPIISDATIATAVWPATLAQTDADARAAAQSSRTTDIVTTRLLARRTGLRAYRNTVRGDLSRIIEKALAKEPSRRYATVDAFAEDLSRWLGGEPVRVTGQRFGYRLGKFITRNRVAVGIAAALSLALISATGFALYKAHQEGIQRDAAIDETARATAVREYVMLMFGDAAKRRDSTTTTARDILKQGALEIFTKYKDRPKDGQEIALSLAELYMQIGDVEGAMPLLEGLMAWPDIEKNPSVLASARYDFSQAEYMRGKSAHARELLDLAQAFWSTQPQRFQVILNESRAPQAQLERTEGKGEQSVITLQHAIAERRALIGSSDREVAAAFNSLVLSLTLVGRYEDAINAAKEGYQVCVDLGQANTATGLALINNRAIAETYLGRYDWAEADYRLVVNMRQELYGESPELAGAQNNLALALARQNRMEEATHLLEDALRISLAQAGESGRETMMSRANLADAYATTGRATEALPLAEAALKNGLALYGAKSAFTGIAYRSRAKTMLALGKIAEARADLDAATAVFVGMGKGGEIQLKTLLPLREKLAAHE, encoded by the coding sequence ATGAACGATACCGAAAAATTGGCTTTGCGCATCGCGCGCGATGCTCTCGATACCGACGCCGCCGCGCGCGACGAATTTGTCTCGCTGCGCTGCGGCCACGATGCCGCGTTGCTACGGCAGGTGCAAAGCCTGCTCGCGCGTATTTCAGCCGACGAAGATTCGACCGATGACGCCGTGCAAGACCGCGAACCCGTCGATGCCTTGATCGGCACTACGCTCGGCGCGTATCGCATCGTCGAGCAGGTTGGCCGAGGCGGCATGGGCGTGGTCTATCGCGGCTTGCGCGAAGGCGAGGATTTTGCGCAAACCGTGGCGATCAAACTGATACGCCGCGGTTTCGATTTCGGTGACGTGCACGCGCGTTTTTTGCGCGAGCGGCGCATCCTTGCGCGACTCGCACACCCACATCTTGCACGCTTCATCGACGGTGGCGTGGCGCCGGATGGGCGACCGTGGTTCGCGCTGGAATTCGTGCGCGGCGAATCCATCACGCGCTGGTGCGATGTCCAGCGACTCGACCTGCGCGCACGCGTGAAATTATTCCTCGATGTCTGCGCCGCGGTGCAATACGCGCACACGCAATTGATCGTGCATCGCGATCTGAAACCCGGCAACGTGCTTGTCGATGAAACCGGCGCGGTGCGTTTGCTCGATTTCGGCATTGCCGGGCTGCTCGAAGGCGACGAGGAAAATTTCGCCGCACCGCTGACCGTAGCGAGCCGCCAGGTGATGACGCCGGAATACGCCGCGCCCGAACAGTTCATCGGCGCGACGGCCGTGGTCGCCTCCGATGTGTATGCGCTCGGCGTGATTCTTTATCAGCTGATCGCTGGCGTGCTGCCGTATGAATTCGATCGCGGCGATCTCGTCGCCGCGGAACGCTGCGTGCGCGAAGTACCGCCGCAATCGCTGTCGGCGGCCATCCAGCGCGCGGCGCGCAGCGATGCCGATACGCCCATCATTTCGGATGCAACGATCGCGACCGCGGTGTGGCCCGCGACGCTGGCGCAGACCGATGCGGATGCGCGCGCCGCCGCGCAATCATCGCGTACGACCGATATTGTCACTACGCGCCTGCTCGCACGGCGTACCGGCTTGCGCGCGTATCGCAATACGGTGCGCGGCGACCTGTCGCGCATCATCGAGAAGGCCCTGGCGAAAGAACCGTCGCGTCGTTACGCCACGGTTGATGCATTTGCCGAGGATCTGTCACGCTGGCTTGGCGGCGAACCGGTACGCGTCACCGGCCAGCGTTTCGGTTATCGGCTCGGCAAGTTCATCACGCGCAATCGCGTCGCGGTCGGCATCGCCGCGGCGCTGAGCCTCGCGCTGATCAGTGCGACCGGATTCGCGTTGTACAAAGCGCATCAGGAAGGCATCCAGCGCGATGCCGCGATCGACGAAACAGCACGAGCCACCGCGGTGCGCGAGTATGTGATGTTGATGTTTGGCGACGCCGCTAAACGGCGTGACAGTACAACGACGACGGCACGCGATATCCTCAAGCAAGGCGCGCTGGAAATATTCACGAAGTACAAGGATCGACCGAAGGACGGGCAGGAAATCGCGCTAAGTCTCGCCGAGCTGTACATGCAGATCGGTGATGTCGAGGGCGCAATGCCGCTGCTCGAAGGTCTTATGGCGTGGCCGGATATCGAGAAAAATCCGTCCGTGCTCGCGAGTGCCCGTTATGATTTTTCGCAAGCTGAATATATGCGTGGCAAGAGTGCGCATGCGCGCGAATTACTCGATTTGGCGCAAGCATTCTGGAGCACGCAGCCGCAGCGGTTTCAGGTGATTCTCAACGAAAGCCGCGCGCCGCAGGCTCAACTGGAACGCACTGAGGGCAAGGGCGAGCAGTCGGTGATCACGCTCCAACACGCGATTGCCGAACGGCGTGCATTGATCGGCAGTTCGGATCGAGAAGTGGCCGCCGCATTCAATTCTCTAGTACTGTCACTGACTCTTGTCGGCCGTTACGAAGACGCGATCAACGCGGCGAAGGAAGGTTATCAAGTTTGTGTCGATCTCGGCCAGGCAAACACGGCCACGGGTTTGGCGCTGATCAATAATCGCGCGATTGCAGAAACTTATCTCGGCCGTTACGACTGGGCCGAAGCCGATTATCGTCTCGTTGTGAATATGCGCCAGGAACTGTACGGCGAGTCGCCCGAACTGGCCGGCGCGCAGAACAATCTGGCGCTTGCGCTGGCGCGCCAGAATCGCATGGAGGAAGCCACACATCTGCTCGAAGACGCGTTGCGCATTTCGCTCGCGCAGGCCGGCGAATCCGGTCGCGAAACAATGATGTCGCGCGCCAATCTGGCCGACGCCTACGCCACGACCGGCCGCGCCACCGAAGCGCTGCCGCTGGCCGAAGCCGCGTTGAAAAACGGCCTTGCGCTTTACGGCGCAAAATCCGCATTCACCGGCATCGCCTATCGCAGTCGCGCCAAGACGATGCTGGCGCTCGGCAAAATCGCCGAAGCACGCGCCGATCTGGACGCCGCAACCGCGGTGTTTGTCGGCATGGGCAAAGGCGGCGAAATCCAGCTCAAGACACTACTGCCATTGCGTGAGAAACTCGCGGCGCACGAATAG
- a CDS encoding YceI family protein, whose protein sequence is MKKLLSAGLVFLLMLGGANAWADADTYSFDPVHTQIFFCTVHLGFSKPCGRLHVSAGNFSFDSKDWSTARVDAVIDINSLDLGDAEWESRVKSGEFLDAQRYPTARFMSQRVEKTSDKTGAQTGVAHGQLILHGKTLKMDLPFTFNKAGVHPYTFKRIAGFSATLKFKRSDFGIDRYLQVVSDEVELRIEAEGFRDRHAGESTPPEAAPDSENPEQNPTTVKEHHDADTQH, encoded by the coding sequence ATGAAAAAGCTGCTATCTGCGGGTCTCGTGTTTCTGCTCATGCTCGGCGGCGCAAACGCGTGGGCCGATGCGGACACCTACAGTTTCGATCCCGTGCATACGCAGATTTTTTTTTGCACGGTTCATCTGGGTTTCTCGAAACCTTGCGGTCGATTGCACGTTTCGGCCGGAAATTTCAGCTTCGACAGCAAAGACTGGAGCACCGCTAGAGTCGATGCTGTGATCGATATCAATTCGCTGGATCTCGGCGATGCGGAATGGGAATCGCGTGTGAAATCCGGCGAGTTTCTCGATGCACAACGTTATCCGACCGCGCGATTCATGAGTCAACGCGTGGAAAAAACCAGCGACAAAACCGGCGCGCAAACCGGTGTTGCACACGGCCAGTTGATCCTGCACGGCAAGACGCTGAAAATGGATCTGCCGTTCACCTTCAACAAGGCCGGCGTGCATCCGTATACATTCAAACGCATCGCCGGATTTTCCGCGACGCTGAAATTCAAGCGCAGCGATTTCGGCATTGATCGTTATCTGCAAGTGGTCAGCGACGAGGTCGAGTTGCGCATCGAGGCCGAAGGTTTCCGCGATCGTCACGCCGGCGAATCGACGCCGCCGGAGGCAGCTCCGGACAGCGAAAATCCCGAGCAGAATCCCACCACCGTCAAGGAGCATCACGATGCCGATACGCAACACTGA
- a CDS encoding cytochrome b, whose protein sequence is MPIRNTEQAWGSVNKAFHWILALLIIGMGFLGWYMTWLPNAPGKIKIYALHKSIGLTILALVLLRILWRQFDRRPPELPMPQWQHVAARAVHIALYGVMLLMPLSGWLFNSAGNFPLQWFGLFHVPSLTDGENPTLKAIAGITHLILFWVLLVAFILHAGGALKHHFIDRDSTLRRMLPWGIRAEKSPASPTTTTINSAQNSPSTPEVKS, encoded by the coding sequence ATGCCGATACGCAACACTGAGCAAGCCTGGGGCAGCGTCAACAAGGCGTTCCACTGGATACTCGCGCTACTGATTATCGGCATGGGTTTTCTCGGCTGGTACATGACCTGGCTGCCGAATGCGCCGGGCAAGATCAAGATTTACGCGCTGCATAAATCGATTGGCCTGACGATTCTGGCGCTGGTATTGCTGCGCATTTTGTGGCGCCAGTTTGATCGTCGCCCGCCGGAATTGCCGATGCCGCAATGGCAACATGTCGCGGCGCGCGCGGTGCATATCGCGCTGTACGGCGTGATGCTGCTAATGCCGCTTTCGGGCTGGCTGTTCAATTCCGCTGGTAATTTCCCGCTGCAATGGTTCGGCCTGTTTCATGTGCCGAGCCTGACCGATGGCGAAAATCCCACGCTCAAGGCGATTGCCGGCATCACCCATCTGATCCTGTTCTGGGTGTTGCTGGTCGCATTCATTCTGCATGCGGGCGGCGCGCTCAAACATCATTTCATCGATCGTGACTCGACCTTGCGGCGCATGTTGCCGTGGGGCATACGCGCCGAAAAATCGCCGGCATCGCCAACAACGACCACGATCAATTCCGCTCAGAATTCGCCATCAACACCCGAGGTAAAGTCATGA